CACCGACAGGAAGTCGATGACGTGGCCCCGCAGTGGCGCGGGTTCCCGGAAGATTCGGTCGACCAGGTTGCCGGACGCCCCGCCGAGCACCAGGCCGATTCCGACCGCCCAACCGGTCGAGCGCATCTTCGGCGCCAGCCAGATGATGACACCGACAACCACGATCGCCAGCAGGGCCAGCAGCCAGGTCAAGCCGGTGGCCAGGCTGAACGCGGCACCAGGATTACGGAAAAGCACCAGGTATAAAGCACCACCCAGCAGCTTGACCGGCGGCTCACCTTCCAGATGCGCCACCGCCAGGCTCTTGGTGACGATGTCGAGTGCCAGCAGGACGCCGGCGATGCCGAACAGCAGGCCCAGCACGCGTCGGCGGTGGGGTCCGGGGCGGGATGGCGATTCCTGCGTCTCCTCCGGCGCGGAGCCATGCTCGGACATGGCGCGCTCGGGCTGCTCGGGTTCGGACTGTTCGGTGCTCACAGCGGCCATTGTCCCCGAACCCGCACACGCCGTTCGCATCGGCCACACTGGGTGCAGCGGCACGGTCACACAGCAGGAATCCGGGACAAACCGATTCGGCGTCGGCCCGCACGGCCAAGCGCGACATGCTGCCGCACCGATAACCTGGCCAGGTATCCGCTTGCCGACCCGAAACGAGGGGACGTAATGACCGATCAGGCACACATCGGTGTGACCGGTCTCGCCGTGATGGGACGCAATCTCGCCCGTAACTTCGCCCGGCGCGGGTACACGGTCGCGCTGCACAACCGCAGACGCGAACGAACCGACGACCTCATCGAGCAGTTCGGCAGCGAGGGCACCTTCGTGCCGACCTACTCGCACCGGGAGCTCGTCGATGCACTCGAACGTCCGCGCCGCCTGGTCGTGATGGTCAAGGCAGGACAGCCCACCGATGACGTCCTCGACGAACTGGCCCCACTGCTCGACTCCGGCGACATCCTGGTCGACGCGGGCAACGCCAACTTCGAGGACACGCGGCGCCGGGAAGCGGCCCTGGCCGAGCGCGGCCTGCACTTCGTCGGCTCGGGTGTCTCCGGCGGTGAGGAAGGTGCCCTGCACGGTCCCAGCATCATGCCCGGAGGTTCGGAAACCGCGTACAGCGAACTGGCGCCGCTGCTGGGTGACATCGCCGCGAACGTCGACGGCACCCCGTGCGTGACCCACGTCGGCCCGGACGGAGCAGGCCACTTCGTCAAGATGGTGCACAACGGCATCGAGTATTCCGACATGCAACTGATCGCCGAGGCCTACGATCTGCTCCGGCACGGCCTCGGCCGGGAGCCCGGTGCCATCGCCGAGACCTTCCTGCACTGGAACACCGGGCGG
This Haloactinomyces albus DNA region includes the following protein-coding sequences:
- the lspA gene encoding signal peptidase II, with the translated sequence MAAVSTEQSEPEQPERAMSEHGSAPEETQESPSRPGPHRRRVLGLLFGIAGVLLALDIVTKSLAVAHLEGEPPVKLLGGALYLVLFRNPGAAFSLATGLTWLLALLAIVVVGVIIWLAPKMRSTGWAVGIGLVLGGASGNLVDRIFREPAPLRGHVIDFLSVFAPDGSVWPVFNLADSGIVCGGILVVLLSLLGYDYDGTVHHRRSKQRPAEQSGKNDGHSDADNDADEDKQ